The Plasmodium brasilianum strain Bolivian I chromosome 14, whole genome shotgun sequence genome contains a region encoding:
- a CDS encoding syntaxin-16, which yields MEIICRNITNTYFDYRKEIKRKKNRFKLSAYEQLEDEESGKENLLQCENNDIEMQEQSLLPPNWIEAVEECSEDINNIRMKLIELQKLQKNKLLNVLNNDEKLVSNISHISTDITFLIKNCEKKIHSSIVSNDETDDKTNIIEKLKKNAKSSLISQLQSVSQAFHKIQKSYIKEFKKLTNEYDQLETYESCSTQEQLLYEQENQVVNSTNITKRNNDLKKIADTVVDLHHIFKELSVMLVDQGSLLDQIDYNMDISLSKSEKGLNKLKILEKRENEKIAAKCISFLTSLIFVLLILIILKHVY from the coding sequence ATGGAGATCATATGCAGAAACATAACGAACACTTACTTTGACtatagaaaagaaataaaaagaaaaaaaaatcgatTTAAGTTATCAGCATATGAACAGTTAGAAGATGAAGAGTCAGGTAAGGAAAATTTACTTCAATGTGAGAATAATGATATTGAAATGCAAGAGCAAAGTTTGTTACCTCCAAATTGGATTGAAGCAGTAGAGGAATGTTCAGAagacataaataatataagaatgaaattaatagaattgcaaaaattgcaaaaaaataaattgctcaatgttttaaataatgatgaaaagTTAGTTAGTAATATTAGTCATATATCTACtgatataacatttttaataaagaattgtgaaaaaaaaatacatagtAGTATAGTATCAAATGATGAAACAGATGATAAAACGaatataattgaaaaattaaaaaaaaatgcaaagagTAGTTTAATATCACAACTTCAATCGGTATCTCAAGCATTTCATAAGATACAAAAGAGTTATATAAAGGAGTTTAAAAAGTTAACAAATGAATATGATCAATTAGAAACATATGAAAGTTGTAGTACACAAGAACAACTCTTATATGAACAAGAAAATCAAGTCGTCAACTCAACAAACATTactaaaagaaataatgatttaaaaaaaattgctgaTACTGTTGTTGATTTGCATCATATCTTTAAAGAATTATCTGTGATGTTAGTTGATCAAGGGTCCCTACTAGACCAAATAGATTACAACATGGACATTTCGTTAAGTAAAAGTGAAAAAGgattaaataaattgaaaattttagaaaagcgagaaaacgaaaaaatagcTGCCAAGTGTATATCCTTCCTTACCTCcttaatatttgttttactaATACTCATCATTTTGAAGCACGTGTACTGA
- a CDS encoding rab specific GDP dissociation inhibitor gives MNEHYDVIILGTGLKECILSGLLSHYGKKILVLDRNPYYGGETASLNLTNLYNTFKPSSAAIAAIFVETLTVQENALSHDKIPTKYGENRHWNVDLIPKFILVGGNLVKILKKTRVTNYLEWLVVEGSYVYQHQKKGLLYSEKFIHKVPATDMEALVSPLLSLMEKNRCKNFYQYVSEWDANNRNTWDNLDPYRLTMMDIYKYFNLCQLTIDFLGHAVALYLNDDYLNEPAYITLERIKLYMQSISAFGKSPFIYPLYGLGGIPEGFSRMCAINGGTFMLNKNVVDFVFNEKKEVCGIKSSDGEVAYCDKVVCDPSYVMHLNNKIKKIGQVIRCICILSNPIPETNQTNSCQIIIPQNQLNRKSDIYINLVSFQHGVTLKGKYIAIVSATVETPDPLKEIEKPLELLGPIEEKFVKISDLYVSTSNKPSDNIFVTSSYDATSHFETATNDLLQIWENLWGQKLNFDDLNTKADTEA, from the exons atgaatGAGCATTATGAT GTAATTATTTTGGGAACGGGACTTAAAGAATGTATCTTAAGTGGACTTTTATCCCATTATG gaaaaaaaatattagtgTTAGATAGAAACCCATACTATGGAGGAGAAACAGCTTCACTGAACTTAACTAATTTGTACAATACCTTCAAGccaa GTTCAGCTGCAATAGCTGCAATATTCGTTGAAACATTAACTGTTCAGGAAAATGCATTGTCGC ATGACAAAATTCCCACAAAATATGGTGAGAATAGACACTGGAATGTGGACTTAATACCCAAGTTTATTCTAGTTGGTGGAAATttggtaaaaatattaaaaaagacgAGAGTAACAAATTATTTAGAATGGCTAGTTGTGGAAGGCTCTTACGTTTATCAGCATCAAAAAAAGGGTTTATTATATTCAGAAAAGTTTATACATAAAGTTCCAGCAACAGATATGGAAGCATTAGTTTCCCCATTATTATCcttaatggaaaaaaatagatgtaaaaatttttatcagtATGTAAGTGAATGGGATGCAAATAATCGAAATACATGGGATAACTTAGACCCATACAGATTAACAATGatggatatatataagtattttaatttgtGCCAATTAACTATTGATTTTTTGGGCCATGCTGTagcattatatttaaatgatgattatttaaatgaaccTGCATATATTACGTtagaaagaataaaattatatatgcagTCAATTTCAGCGTTTGGAAAATCGCCATTTATATATCCTTTATATGGTTTGGGTGGTATACCGGAAGGCTTTTCAAGAATGTGTGCAATAAATGGTGGAACTTTTAtgcttaataaaaatgtagttgattttgtatttaatgagaaaaaagaagtatgTGGAATAAAATCAAGTGATGGGGAAGTTGCTTATTGTGATAAAGTAGTATGTGATCCTAGTTATGTAAtgcatttaaataataaaataaaaaaaattggtcAGGTAATAaggtgtatatgtattttaagtAATCCAATACCAGAAACTAATCAAACAAATAGTTGTCAAATTATAATTCCACAAAATCaattaaatagaaaaagtgatatatatattaatctaGTATCTTTTCAACATGGTGTTACACTTAAAGGTAAATATATTGCAATTGTATCAGCAACTGTTGAAACACCTGATccattaaaagaaatagaaaaaccATTAGAATTACTAGGTCCTATTGAagaaaaatttgttaaaatatcTGATTTATATGTATCTACAAGTAACAAACCATctgataatatttttgttacgTCGTCATATGATGCTACTTCTCATTTTGAAACAGCCACAAATGATCTTTTGCAAATATGGGAAAATTTATGGGGGCagaaattaaattttgaTGACCTTAACACAAAGGCAGATACTGAAGCGTGA
- a CDS encoding zinc finger protein yields MESKKRRIPNDDDREEEDKRNNMNDKKKKKKSNIDSYGRKVWDKEYYQKKVEEKDENEEDELILKLLPDLKKAKGVLPPPPSERKLLEERKEQLSLEKNLGKIQIVHQKSTKEQQGGYYCKICDCVLKDSQTYLDHINGKNHNRMLGYSMKVKRVNLDDVKKRLSILKDKKNNKSHEKIEMDFYEEAKKSLKDLQEIEEKKIQKRKEKKLLKKLEKQKKKEHQLHVQNEQLTEQTQHTEEDATIMKFKELGLPTSFV; encoded by the coding sequence ATGGAAAGTAAGAAGAGACGTATTCCTAATGATGATGATCGTGAGGAAGAGgataaaaggaataatatgaacgacaagaaaaagaaaaagaaatcaAATATTGATAGCTATGGCAGAAAGGTTTGGGATAAAgaatattatcaaaaaaaagtagaagaaaaagatgaaaatgaagaagacGAATTAATACTTAAACTGTTACCAGATTTAAAAAAGGCTAAAGGGGTTTTACCACCTCCCCCTTcagaaagaaaattattagaagaaagaaaagaacaaTTATCCTTAGAAAAAAATCTAGGAAAAATTCAAATTGTTCATCAAAAAAGTACGAAAGAACAACAGGGTGGctattattgtaaaatatgTGATTGTGTCCTTAAGGACTCACAAACATATTTAGATCAtattaatggaaaaaatcACAACAGAATGTTAGGATATAGTATGAAAGTAAAAAGGGTTAATTTAGATGATGTTAAAAAGAGATTAAGTATTcttaaggataaaaaaaataataaatcacatgaaaaaatagaaatggATTTTTATGAAGAAGCGAAGAAAAGTCTAAAAGATCTACAAGAGattgaagagaaaaaaatacagaaaaggaaggaaaaaaagctGCTCAAAAAGTTGgagaagcaaaaaaaaaaagagcatcAATTACATGTGCAAAATGAACAACTGACAGAACAAACACAGCATACGGAGGAAGATGCTACAATTATGAAATTTAAGGAGCTCGGGTTACCTACCTCTTTTGTGTGA